One window from the genome of Bacillus tianshenii encodes:
- the cybH gene encoding Ni/Fe-hydrogenase, b-type cytochrome subunit, giving the protein MGVRKQPFRGFDPEGKSVHAQAKNGRVYVWEAPVRIFHWLNAFSILVLIVTGIYIGNPFISAPVPEDASYNYLMGWVRIVHFITAFVFTFNLIARLYWVFVGNKYARSNPLKLSWWSGVFETMKYYLFLKNKKKHYIGHNPMAELSYWIFIGLGSIVVTFTGYYLLFEPQPESAYGKMFAWVPAVFGGDSYMVRSWHHLAAWGFIIFTIVHVYMAFREDWLAKNGTVSSIFTGYKNESGTEGDKNDRKHSRKTS; this is encoded by the coding sequence ATGGGGGTGCGAAAACAACCTTTCAGAGGTTTTGACCCAGAAGGAAAAAGTGTGCATGCTCAAGCGAAAAACGGTCGTGTGTACGTATGGGAAGCACCAGTGCGAATCTTTCATTGGTTGAATGCCTTCTCAATTCTCGTGCTGATCGTTACTGGTATTTATATTGGTAATCCGTTTATTAGTGCGCCAGTGCCTGAGGACGCTTCCTATAATTACTTAATGGGCTGGGTACGTATTGTTCATTTTATTACGGCATTTGTGTTTACGTTTAACTTGATTGCCCGCTTGTATTGGGTGTTTGTCGGTAATAAATATGCACGTTCAAATCCGCTTAAGCTGTCATGGTGGAGCGGTGTCTTTGAAACGATGAAATATTATTTGTTTCTAAAGAATAAAAAGAAGCATTATATCGGTCATAATCCGATGGCGGAATTAAGCTATTGGATCTTTATCGGGCTCGGTTCAATTGTTGTGACATTTACAGGCTATTATTTGTTGTTTGAACCACAGCCTGAATCAGCCTACGGAAAGATGTTTGCGTGGGTGCCAGCCGTATTTGGTGGAGACAGCTATATGGTTCGCTCCTGGCATCATCTAGCTGCATGGGGATTTATTATTTTTACGATTGTACATGTCTATATGGCATTTCGTGAAGATTGGCTTGCTAAAAACGGAACAGTTTCATCGATTTTCACAGGCTACAAGAATGAGAGTGGTACAGAAGGTGATAAAAATGACAGAAAGCATAGCCGCAAAACAAGTTAA
- a CDS encoding FAD-dependent oxidoreductase has protein sequence MRKKVIVVGGGIGGLTAGALLAKDGFDVSVFEASNEWGGCAGKFQRGSFLFPVGATLGMGFEKGGVHERILSTLNVSIQTKELDKVMAIHTPGRTIHYFRNREQYLAELKTHFPNEINKINAFYKEVWQIAERVRQLLDPLPVLPLTSAKDAVNLISSLPLSSWRLLPYLTQTMDGLLKKHKLEQAKEFVHLLDAQLIDSMQVTTKECAAVLACYALDIYHQGAFYVEGGLYRVAEELKDAVMRDGGKVYKRREVVHLERQHSKWHVTDKRGHIEEADHVVCNVPVQALSTLLREEDYQQLSNRYKRKANVPQWGTFTVYAAVNEKVVPNNMPVFQQVMLTEDGSMSEGDHLFVSISAQHDCLRAPQGFRTLTASTHTDLSKWKTKEKYDRKNVELAEKMKQGLRTVLPQLDEGLELWITGGPRAWERFTKRPHGMVGGFGQSPAHSLFNSLSHRSGIDGLWLCGDSIFPGAGTIGVSVSGYHVYRSIVKQRG, from the coding sequence ATGAGAAAAAAAGTAATAGTTGTCGGCGGAGGAATTGGAGGGTTGACAGCTGGAGCATTGTTAGCCAAAGATGGATTCGACGTCTCGGTATTTGAAGCCTCGAATGAATGGGGAGGATGTGCGGGAAAATTTCAGCGCGGGTCATTTCTCTTTCCTGTCGGGGCCACATTAGGAATGGGCTTTGAAAAAGGCGGAGTCCACGAACGTATTCTAAGTACCTTAAATGTGTCAATACAAACAAAAGAACTGGATAAAGTGATGGCGATTCATACGCCAGGCAGAACGATACATTATTTTCGGAATCGTGAACAGTACCTTGCAGAATTAAAAACACATTTTCCGAATGAAATAAATAAGATAAATGCTTTTTATAAAGAAGTATGGCAAATAGCAGAGCGTGTGCGTCAGCTGCTCGACCCTCTTCCTGTTCTTCCGTTAACAAGTGCAAAAGATGCTGTTAACTTAATCAGCTCCCTTCCTCTCTCATCATGGAGGCTTCTTCCTTATCTCACTCAAACGATGGACGGTTTATTGAAAAAACACAAGCTTGAGCAAGCGAAAGAGTTTGTTCACCTGCTTGATGCACAGCTGATTGACAGTATGCAGGTAACCACAAAAGAATGTGCAGCTGTGCTGGCATGCTATGCACTTGATATTTATCATCAAGGTGCCTTTTATGTAGAAGGTGGCTTGTATCGAGTGGCTGAAGAGTTAAAGGATGCAGTAATGAGAGATGGTGGGAAGGTTTATAAGCGGCGTGAAGTTGTTCATTTGGAACGACAGCATAGCAAGTGGCATGTAACAGACAAAAGAGGCCATATTGAAGAGGCTGATCATGTCGTATGCAACGTGCCTGTCCAAGCGCTGTCAACATTGCTGCGTGAGGAAGATTATCAGCAGTTATCAAATCGGTATAAAAGGAAAGCGAACGTTCCTCAATGGGGCACATTTACGGTGTATGCGGCTGTAAATGAAAAGGTTGTCCCAAATAATATGCCGGTATTTCAGCAAGTAATGTTGACTGAAGATGGCAGTATGAGTGAAGGGGATCACTTATTTGTTTCAATTTCTGCTCAACATGACTGTCTGCGGGCCCCGCAAGGATTCCGCACATTAACGGCAAGTACACATACAGACCTTTCGAAGTGGAAAACAAAAGAAAAGTATGATCGTAAGAATGTTGAACTAGCTGAAAAAATGAAACAAGGGCTTCGCACAGTACTTCCACAGCTAGATGAAGGGCTGGAGTTATGGATAACGGGTGGACCGCGTGCTTGGGAACGTTTTACAAAAAGGCCGCATGGGATGGTTGGCGGCTTTGGCCAATCACCTGCACACAGTTTATTTAATAGCTTATCACACCGAAGCGGAATTGACGGCTTGTGGCTTTGTGGTGATAGTATTTTTCCGGGAGCAGGGACAATTGGAGTATCAGTAAGCGGATATCATGTGTATCGCTCAATTGTAAAACAAAGAGGCTAA
- a CDS encoding HyaD/HybD family hydrogenase maturation endopeptidase, with translation MTESIAAKQVKKITVLGIGNTLYTDEGIGVHVLPQLEKALNEFEDIEIIEGATDGIRLLEPVEDTDLLLIIDAINAGKEPGTLIVLRDDEIPSYFGIKMSIHQLGFQEVLHAARFRERLPEQMIMFGVQPDSLDFGIGLSEAVEEQIPALISSIKTQIQQWRSMDEPA, from the coding sequence ATGACAGAAAGCATAGCCGCAAAACAAGTTAAAAAAATAACAGTGCTAGGAATTGGCAATACGTTGTATACAGACGAAGGCATTGGTGTCCATGTCCTTCCACAGCTTGAGAAAGCGTTAAATGAGTTTGAAGATATCGAAATCATTGAAGGTGCGACAGACGGAATTCGTTTGCTTGAGCCTGTAGAGGACACAGATTTATTGCTAATTATTGATGCGATAAATGCTGGCAAAGAACCTGGTACATTGATTGTGCTCCGTGATGATGAAATTCCGAGCTACTTTGGCATTAAAATGTCAATTCATCAGCTCGGCTTTCAAGAAGTGCTGCATGCTGCAAGGTTTCGGGAACGGTTACCGGAGCAGATGATCATGTTTGGCGTTCAGCCTGATTCGCTTGATTTTGGAATTGGATTATCAGAAGCTGTTGAAGAACAAATTCCGGCTTTGATTTCAAGCATTAAAACACAAATTCAACAGTGGAGAAGCATGGATGAACCGGCTTGA
- a CDS encoding hydrogenase small subunit, translating into MKKRKTVYETALERGISRRSFLKMCTALAATMGLNYDDTNNVVKAMETKSRVPVIWLQFQDCTGCSESFIRSTHPKTESVLLEMISLEYSEALSAASGHQIEEARKHVIENYPGEYIVAVEGSIPADGIYCTVGGVSAKDSLIETAKHAKAIITYGSCSTWGGIPAAKPNPTEAMPVTSIVKDKPVIRVPGCPPIAEVMTGVLAHILTFGSMPELDHLGRPKAFYRHRIHDKCNRRAYFDAGLFAESFDDEGAKQGYCLYKVGCKGPTTYNSCAEMRWNGGVSYPIQSGNPCIGCSEANFWDNGPFFVRRAKVPGGQTTINPEKIGAYAAGATAAGIAAHAAITAVKKNKTEKED; encoded by the coding sequence ATGAAAAAAAGAAAAACCGTTTACGAAACAGCTTTAGAGCGTGGAATTTCGAGGCGTTCCTTTTTGAAAATGTGTACGGCATTAGCTGCCACAATGGGGCTTAATTATGATGATACAAATAATGTCGTAAAAGCAATGGAAACGAAGTCTCGTGTTCCTGTTATTTGGCTTCAATTTCAAGATTGTACAGGCTGTTCAGAATCGTTTATCCGCTCAACACACCCTAAGACTGAGAGTGTGTTATTAGAGATGATTTCACTCGAATATAGTGAAGCGCTTTCAGCAGCAAGCGGTCATCAAATCGAGGAAGCCCGCAAGCATGTCATTGAAAATTATCCAGGTGAATATATCGTTGCGGTGGAAGGTAGTATTCCAGCAGATGGCATTTACTGTACGGTAGGTGGTGTTTCAGCGAAGGATTCTCTAATTGAAACAGCAAAGCATGCGAAAGCAATTATTACATATGGAAGTTGTTCAACATGGGGCGGCATACCAGCAGCAAAGCCTAACCCGACTGAGGCAATGCCTGTAACAAGCATTGTTAAAGATAAACCGGTGATCAGAGTACCGGGTTGCCCGCCGATCGCAGAAGTAATGACAGGGGTATTGGCCCACATTCTCACATTCGGCTCAATGCCTGAACTCGATCATCTTGGACGGCCAAAAGCATTTTATCGTCATCGCATTCATGATAAATGTAATCGTCGTGCTTATTTTGATGCTGGCCTTTTTGCGGAGTCTTTTGACGACGAAGGTGCAAAGCAAGGCTATTGCTTATATAAAGTTGGTTGTAAAGGACCTACTACGTATAATTCCTGTGCAGAAATGCGCTGGAATGGCGGTGTAAGTTACCCAATCCAATCCGGTAATCCATGTATCGGCTGTTCCGAAGCGAATTTCTGGGATAATGGACCATTCTTTGTACGCCGAGCAAAGGTACCAGGCGGGCAGACAACGATTAATCCTGAAAAAATTGGGGCATACGCAGCAGGTGCGACAGCCGCAGGGATAGCAGCTCATGCTGCAATAACAGCTGTGAAAAAGAATAAAACAGAGAAAGAAGATTGA
- a CDS encoding nickel-dependent hydrogenase large subunit gives MSQRIVVDPVTRIEGHLRIEADIQNGRIENAYSSGTAVRGIELIVKERDPRDVWAYVQRICGVCTSTHALASIRASEDALGIKIPKNAHLIRDIMNGAIFLHDHVVHFYHLHALDWVDVVSALKADVNETSKIAQSISDWPKSSPGYFKEIQTKIQKIVDSGQLGIFANGYWGHEAYKLPPEVNLLAVAHYLEALDWQKEIVKIQTIFGGKNPHPHYVVGGMATPIDINSDNAIHAERLMHVKQLIEQAHEFVNKVYIPDLLAIGSYYKDWLHGGGLDNYLCYGDFSTTDIYDTKSYRFPRGVILNGDLSKVHDVDPKDPEQVKEFIDHSWYSYESSEEGLHPWEGETNFNYTGPQPPYTQLNTDEEYTWLKAPRWKEQPMETGPLARMMIGYALGRKEYVNIIDSTLAKLDVPITALKSALGRTIARGLESVLVADWMVEDMNSLLNNIKNGDQVTFDRTKWEPESWPKQTKGVGWIEAPRGALGHWIVIENGKTKNYQAVVPTTWNASPKDHKGNIGAYEASLKGTPIVDPNKPLEILRIIHSFDPCLACAVHLTDLESDSSVSIKIN, from the coding sequence ATGAGTCAACGTATTGTAGTCGACCCGGTCACACGGATTGAAGGTCATCTCCGCATTGAAGCGGATATTCAAAATGGAAGAATTGAAAATGCATATAGCTCAGGTACAGCAGTCCGTGGAATTGAATTAATTGTAAAAGAGCGTGACCCGCGTGATGTATGGGCATATGTACAGCGGATTTGTGGTGTATGTACGTCAACACATGCTTTAGCATCGATTCGTGCTTCAGAAGACGCGTTAGGCATAAAAATTCCGAAGAATGCTCATCTGATTCGCGATATTATGAACGGTGCGATTTTTCTGCATGACCATGTTGTTCACTTTTATCATTTACATGCTCTTGATTGGGTAGACGTTGTCAGTGCGCTAAAAGCAGATGTCAACGAAACGAGTAAGATTGCACAATCTATTTCAGATTGGCCGAAGTCTTCACCAGGTTATTTCAAAGAAATTCAAACGAAGATCCAGAAAATCGTCGATAGTGGTCAGCTTGGAATCTTTGCAAATGGCTATTGGGGGCATGAAGCCTATAAGCTTCCGCCTGAAGTGAATCTGCTTGCGGTGGCACATTATTTAGAAGCGCTTGACTGGCAAAAAGAAATCGTCAAAATTCAAACGATCTTTGGTGGCAAAAATCCACATCCACACTATGTAGTGGGTGGTATGGCGACGCCAATTGATATCAATAGTGACAATGCCATTCATGCCGAGCGGTTAATGCACGTTAAGCAACTGATTGAACAAGCCCACGAGTTTGTCAACAAAGTGTATATTCCTGATTTACTTGCGATTGGTTCTTACTATAAAGATTGGCTTCATGGCGGCGGACTTGATAATTACTTGTGCTATGGTGATTTTTCAACAACTGATATTTACGATACGAAAAGCTACCGCTTCCCACGTGGTGTTATTTTGAATGGGGATTTAAGTAAGGTGCATGATGTTGATCCGAAAGACCCTGAGCAAGTAAAAGAGTTTATCGATCATTCGTGGTACTCGTATGAGAGCAGTGAAGAAGGTTTGCATCCATGGGAAGGGGAAACGAATTTTAATTATACAGGACCTCAACCGCCATACACACAGTTGAATACGGATGAAGAGTACACATGGCTGAAAGCACCTCGTTGGAAAGAACAGCCGATGGAAACAGGTCCACTTGCAAGGATGATGATTGGTTATGCACTTGGTCGCAAAGAGTATGTCAACATTATTGACAGCACCCTTGCAAAGCTTGATGTTCCAATTACAGCTTTGAAATCAGCACTTGGCCGGACAATTGCTCGCGGTCTGGAATCTGTTCTAGTTGCCGATTGGATGGTTGAGGATATGAATAGCCTGTTAAATAACATTAAAAATGGTGATCAAGTTACATTTGATCGGACAAAATGGGAGCCTGAAAGCTGGCCGAAGCAAACAAAAGGCGTTGGCTGGATTGAAGCTCCACGCGGCGCACTTGGTCACTGGATTGTGATTGAGAACGGGAAGACGAAGAACTATCAAGCTGTCGTACCTACGACGTGGAATGCATCACCGAAAGACCATAAAGGCAATATTGGCGCCTATGAAGCATCACTAAAAGGAACACCGATTGTCGATCCAAATAAACCTCTAGAGATTTTGCGCATTATTCATTCATTTGACCCGTGCCTTGCATGTGCGGTTCATTTAACAGATTTAGAGTCTGACAGCTCTGTTTCTATTAAAATCAATTAA
- the ilvA gene encoding threonine ammonia-lyase IlvA, giving the protein MEKTKMKNPVHLEDVVIANQVLKDVVVQTPLQRNQILSERYECNIYLKREDLQIVRSFKLRGAYNKVQSLTPKELENGVVCASAGNHAQGVAYACKALNIHGKIFMPSTTPRQKVSQVKRFGANNVEVILTGDTFDDSFNEAMKCCDAEGRAFIHPFDDPKVIAGQGTVGMEIMNEIDDNVDYLFAAVGGGGLISGIGTYMKSLSPATKLVGVEPAGAPALKQSLTEDKVVKLESINKFVDGAAVQRIGQLPFQICKELLDESTVVPEGKICTTILELYNENAIVAEPAGALSIAALDFYKDEIKGKNVVCVISGGNNDIGRMQEIKEKSLVYEGLKHYFIVNFPQRAGALREFLDEVLGPQDDITRFEYTKKNNKDNGPALVGIELKQREDYEPLIARMKKKGFEYMPINRDEQLFNLLI; this is encoded by the coding sequence ATGGAGAAGACAAAGATGAAAAACCCCGTCCATTTAGAAGATGTTGTAATTGCAAATCAAGTGTTAAAAGATGTAGTGGTGCAAACGCCGCTGCAGCGCAACCAAATCCTATCCGAACGTTATGAATGTAATATCTACTTAAAAAGAGAAGACCTTCAAATTGTCCGTTCATTCAAGCTTCGCGGCGCCTATAATAAAGTACAAAGCTTAACGCCAAAAGAGCTTGAAAATGGTGTTGTATGCGCCAGTGCAGGGAACCACGCCCAAGGTGTTGCTTATGCATGTAAAGCGTTAAACATCCATGGTAAGATCTTTATGCCATCGACAACTCCAAGACAGAAAGTATCTCAAGTTAAACGTTTTGGTGCTAATAATGTAGAAGTAATCCTTACTGGAGATACATTTGATGATTCCTTCAATGAAGCGATGAAGTGCTGTGATGCGGAAGGACGTGCCTTCATCCATCCATTTGATGACCCGAAAGTCATTGCAGGGCAAGGTACAGTCGGGATGGAAATTATGAATGAGATAGACGACAATGTTGATTACTTATTTGCAGCTGTCGGCGGTGGCGGACTGATCTCTGGAATCGGGACGTATATGAAGAGTTTGAGTCCTGCAACAAAGCTTGTCGGCGTTGAACCAGCTGGTGCCCCGGCATTGAAACAGTCTTTAACAGAAGATAAAGTTGTTAAGCTAGAAAGTATTAATAAATTTGTAGATGGTGCAGCAGTACAGCGAATCGGCCAGCTGCCATTTCAAATTTGTAAAGAGCTGTTAGACGAATCAACAGTCGTGCCAGAAGGAAAGATTTGTACAACAATCCTTGAGCTTTACAACGAAAATGCAATCGTTGCCGAGCCAGCAGGAGCTCTTTCCATCGCGGCTCTTGATTTCTATAAAGATGAAATTAAAGGGAAGAATGTCGTCTGCGTTATTAGCGGTGGGAATAATGATATCGGAAGAATGCAAGAAATTAAGGAGAAGTCACTTGTATACGAAGGGTTGAAGCATTACTTTATTGTAAACTTCCCGCAACGTGCAGGAGCACTCCGTGAATTCTTAGATGAAGTGCTTGGTCCACAGGATGATATTACACGATTTGAATATACAAAGAAAAACAACAAAGACAATGGTCCAGCCCTCGTCGGTATTGAATTAAAACAACGTGAAGATTATGAACCATTAATTGCACGCATGAAGAAAAAAGGCTTCGAATACATGCCGATCAATCGTGATGAGCAATTATTTAATTTGTTAATCTAA
- a CDS encoding twin-arginine translocase TatA/TatE family subunit: MLSNIGVPGLILILVIALVIFGPSKLPEIGKAFGNSLREFKNATNDLMSEDDDKEKKKVDDK, encoded by the coding sequence ATGCTTTCGAATATTGGAGTACCAGGCCTTATACTTATACTTGTCATTGCGCTCGTTATTTTCGGTCCAAGTAAATTACCGGAAATCGGCAAGGCGTTTGGAAACTCATTGCGTGAATTTAAAAATGCAACAAATGATCTAATGAGTGAAGATGATGATAAAGAAAAGAAAAAAGTCGACGACAAATAA
- a CDS encoding hydrogenase maturation nickel metallochaperone HypA, which produces MHEMALMSDILSIVDQDAQQRGVKRITDVQLIVGDLSNALPDALEMAFLVFKKQGKARLAEDATLTIIREAAHAVCIFCGEEYEPKERIALCPSCSMPGGELTSGETFKVHSYETDE; this is translated from the coding sequence ATGCATGAAATGGCACTTATGAGCGATATTTTAAGTATTGTTGATCAAGATGCACAGCAACGTGGGGTAAAACGGATTACAGATGTTCAGTTGATTGTTGGGGATTTAAGTAATGCATTGCCTGATGCTCTTGAAATGGCCTTTCTTGTCTTTAAGAAGCAGGGAAAAGCACGGTTAGCAGAAGATGCGACTTTGACAATTATTCGAGAGGCTGCACATGCTGTTTGTATTTTTTGTGGAGAAGAATATGAACCGAAAGAACGTATTGCTTTATGCCCGTCCTGCTCGATGCCGGGCGGTGAACTAACAAGTGGTGAAACATTCAAAGTACATTCCTATGAAACGGATGAATAG
- a CDS encoding Rieske (2Fe-2S) protein — MNRLEFFHYVKKSVVDTVKYAASPLIEEDVKKIDRWTDELAGIVWIPCELDLSRSECMTTFLNGKSLAFFYNDEVLRCVDLTCVNCETLVHWYAFQKEFKCLTCEHTYQVSHMTGELEIQELPLKREYGQLLVGFERK, encoded by the coding sequence ATGAACCGGCTTGAGTTCTTTCACTACGTAAAGAAAAGCGTTGTCGATACAGTCAAATACGCTGCATCTCCACTTATTGAGGAAGATGTTAAGAAAATCGACCGTTGGACAGATGAGCTTGCAGGAATTGTTTGGATTCCTTGCGAGCTTGACTTGTCTCGGTCAGAATGCATGACAACTTTCTTAAACGGCAAAAGCCTTGCATTCTTTTATAACGATGAGGTGCTGCGTTGTGTTGATTTAACGTGTGTTAATTGTGAAACGCTTGTCCATTGGTACGCATTTCAAAAAGAGTTCAAATGTTTGACGTGTGAGCATACGTATCAAGTAAGCCACATGACAGGAGAACTCGAAATACAAGAGCTGCCGCTTAAGCGGGAATATGGACAACTTCTCGTAGGATTTGAACGTAAGTAA
- the tatA gene encoding twin-arginine translocase TatA/TatE family subunit, giving the protein MLTNIGIPGLILILVLALIIFGPNKLPELGKAAGQTLSEFKKSTKGLTDEVKEVADDVKETVKK; this is encoded by the coding sequence ATGCTGACAAATATCGGAATCCCTGGATTGATTCTTATTTTAGTACTTGCCTTGATTATTTTTGGGCCGAACAAGCTTCCTGAGTTAGGGAAAGCAGCGGGGCAAACGTTGTCGGAATTTAAGAAGTCAACAAAGGGTTTAACAGATGAGGTAAAAGAAGTAGCGGATGATGTGAAAGAAACGGTTAAGAAGTAA
- the tatC gene encoding twin-arginine translocase subunit TatC → MEEKERDKSMNVVDHLGELRKRIIITGSAFFIFLIASFIYVGDIYEWFVKDLDIQLTVLSPTEVVWVYFMFAGVIAIAATIPVAAWQIWLFVKPGLTPNEQKITLSYIPALFILFAGGLSFGYFVILPIVMNFLMSLSEDMFQTMFTTEKYFQFVMRMTLPFGVLFELPVVTMFLTSIGIIDPYKLSKIRKYAYFVLVVISVLISPPDFLSDVLVIIPLLFLYECSIFVSKFVYKRRLKKLKKETYDQHLQND, encoded by the coding sequence ATGGAAGAGAAAGAAAGAGATAAATCAATGAATGTAGTTGATCATTTAGGTGAACTTCGTAAGCGGATTATTATAACGGGCAGCGCGTTTTTTATTTTTTTAATTGCGAGTTTTATTTATGTTGGCGATATCTATGAGTGGTTTGTGAAAGACCTTGATATTCAATTAACCGTTTTGAGCCCAACGGAAGTTGTGTGGGTTTATTTTATGTTTGCAGGCGTCATCGCAATTGCAGCCACAATTCCTGTCGCCGCTTGGCAAATTTGGTTGTTTGTAAAGCCTGGCTTGACGCCGAATGAACAGAAAATTACCCTTTCATACATTCCTGCATTGTTTATTTTATTCGCCGGAGGGTTGTCGTTCGGTTATTTTGTCATCCTCCCAATTGTAATGAATTTCTTAATGAGCTTAAGTGAAGATATGTTTCAGACAATGTTTACAACTGAAAAATATTTCCAATTCGTTATGCGGATGACACTACCGTTTGGCGTGCTGTTTGAGCTTCCGGTTGTCACAATGTTTTTAACAAGTATCGGCATCATTGACCCGTACAAGCTTTCGAAAATTAGAAAATATGCATACTTTGTGCTTGTTGTGATTTCGGTACTTATTTCTCCGCCTGACTTTTTGTCTGATGTACTTGTTATTATTCCGTTATTATTTTTATACGAGTGTAGTATTTTCGTATCCAAGTTTGTATATAAACGTCGGTTGAAAAAGTTGAAAAAGGAAACGTATGACCAACATCTACAAAATGATTAA
- the hypB gene encoding hydrogenase nickel incorporation protein HypB, with the protein MKVTLNTDVLSSNNEAAAFNRGQFTNTKTLVINLMSSPGAGKTTLLERTIASLSEQFRIGVIEGDLATEHDANRIRQAGAQAVQINTNGGCHLDARMVAKTLPEFDLDEIDILFIENVGNLVCPSGYDLGQNHKVAVLSIPEGNDKIPKYPVMFRRTEMVLLNKIDLLPYLDFDVNQAKEDLEAINPDSFLMTVSARTDEGMDAWLNWVKEAYNTCQQSQSE; encoded by the coding sequence ATGAAAGTGACCTTGAATACAGATGTACTATCAAGTAATAACGAAGCGGCGGCATTTAACCGTGGACAATTTACAAATACGAAGACATTAGTAATTAATTTGATGAGTTCACCAGGAGCAGGTAAGACAACACTTCTCGAACGAACGATTGCATCTCTTTCAGAGCAATTCCGTATTGGCGTTATTGAAGGAGACTTAGCCACAGAGCATGATGCCAACCGTATTCGTCAAGCAGGAGCACAAGCGGTACAAATTAATACAAATGGCGGCTGTCATTTGGATGCTCGCATGGTTGCGAAAACACTTCCAGAGTTTGACCTCGATGAAATTGACATTTTGTTCATTGAAAATGTCGGCAATCTCGTTTGCCCATCTGGATATGATCTTGGCCAAAACCATAAAGTTGCAGTTTTAAGTATTCCAGAAGGAAATGATAAAATTCCGAAATATCCAGTGATGTTCCGTCGAACAGAAATGGTGTTGCTAAATAAGATTGATTTATTACCATATTTAGATTTTGATGTAAACCAAGCGAAGGAAGATTTAGAAGCAATTAACCCTGATTCCTTCTTAATGACTGTCTCTGCAAGAACAGATGAAGGCATGGATGCATGGCTGAACTGGGTAAAAGAGGCGTATAACACATGTCAGCAATCACAAAGCGAATAA